One window from the genome of Methylomarinovum caldicuralii encodes:
- the rpmD gene encoding 50S ribosomal protein L30 → MAEKTLKVTLVRSTIGRIKSHRDTVRGLGLRRMHQTVELQDTPEIRGMIKKIAYLLNVEEVG, encoded by the coding sequence ATGGCGGAAAAAACACTTAAAGTTACCCTGGTGCGCAGTACAATAGGCCGGATCAAGTCCCACCGCGATACCGTGCGGGGGCTGGGATTGCGGCGGATGCACCAGACCGTGGAGCTTCAGGACACCCCGGAGATCCGCGGTATGATCAAGAAAATCGCCTACCTGTTGAACGTCGAGGAAGTAGGATAA
- the rpsE gene encoding 30S ribosomal protein S5 translates to MANGTMETGGELQEKLVAVRRVAKVVKGGRQFGFTALTVVGDGNGRVGFGLSKAREVPVAIQKSLEQARKNMVHVKLRGDTLQYPITVTEGAAKVYMQPAAEGTGIIAGGAMRAVFEAVGVHNVLAKCIGTTNPINVVRATIKGLAEMHDPKYVAAKRGKPVKEILG, encoded by the coding sequence ATGGCAAACGGAACGATGGAAACGGGCGGCGAACTGCAGGAGAAGCTGGTTGCGGTCCGCCGGGTCGCCAAGGTGGTCAAGGGCGGTCGCCAATTCGGTTTCACCGCGCTGACCGTCGTCGGCGACGGCAACGGCCGGGTCGGTTTCGGTCTCAGCAAGGCCCGCGAGGTGCCGGTGGCGATCCAGAAGTCACTGGAGCAGGCGCGCAAGAACATGGTGCACGTCAAATTGCGGGGCGACACCCTGCAGTATCCCATCACGGTGACCGAAGGCGCCGCCAAGGTCTACATGCAGCCGGCCGCCGAGGGGACCGGCATCATCGCCGGCGGCGCCATGCGTGCGGTGTTCGAGGCTGTCGGGGTCCACAACGTCCTGGCCAAATGCATCGGCACCACCAATCCGATCAACGTGGTGCGGGCGACGATCAAGGGCTTGGCGGAAATGCACGATCCCAAGTACGTGGCAGCCAAGCGTGGCAAACCGGTGAAAGAGATTCTGGGCTGA